A single region of the Elizabethkingia sp. JS20170427COW genome encodes:
- a CDS encoding barstar family protein, translating to MKTVYIDFSIIGDEEDFYDQLKEKLSLPEGFGDNLDALHDVISGDLEIPMHLEFVNLSVDQLEQFEDLLELLENDDQEVEGFSFTYFLEQF from the coding sequence ATGAAAACAGTATATATAGACTTCAGCATCATTGGAGATGAAGAAGATTTTTATGACCAATTAAAGGAAAAACTATCCTTGCCAGAAGGCTTTGGCGATAATCTAGATGCTTTGCACGATGTGATCTCTGGAGATTTAGAAATACCAATGCATTTGGAATTTGTTAATTTAAGTGTAGATCAGCTCGAGCAATTCGAAGATTTACTGGAACTATTAGAAAACGACGATCAAGAAGTAGAAGGTTTTTCATTTACTTACTTCTTAGAACAATTTTAG
- a CDS encoding ribonuclease domain-containing protein codes for MNFKFLKTILIFIIAFSAGLGAMFLMNGNSQKRMPSSSEVGTFTSAKDQEFARQASQDISQLTQEDFVIGYLKRHKKLPNYYLTKAEAKKLGWLPHQANLCEVLPGRAIGGDFFGNREGKLPKRKGLKYYEADVNYNCGRRNTDRIIYSDEGDIYLTKDHYKTFVNK; via the coding sequence ATGAATTTCAAGTTTTTAAAAACTATACTTATTTTTATTATTGCATTCTCCGCAGGACTAGGAGCCATGTTTTTGATGAATGGCAATTCTCAGAAAAGGATGCCTAGCTCTAGTGAAGTTGGGACTTTTACTTCAGCTAAAGACCAGGAGTTTGCACGGCAAGCATCACAAGATATCTCCCAACTTACTCAGGAGGATTTTGTAATAGGCTATTTAAAAAGACATAAAAAATTACCGAATTATTACCTTACCAAAGCTGAAGCTAAAAAGTTGGGTTGGCTTCCTCACCAAGCTAACTTGTGTGAGGTGTTGCCTGGTAGAGCTATTGGAGGAGATTTTTTTGGAAATAGAGAAGGTAAACTCCCTAAGCGTAAGGGCTTGAAGTATTATGAAGCTGATGTTAATTATAATTGTGGACGGAGAAATACCGATAGGATTATTTATAGTGACGAAGGCGATATCTATCTTACAAAAGATCATTATAAAACATTTGTAAATAAATAA
- a CDS encoding NADH-quinone oxidoreductase subunit A: MNLPENYIPILIQAAVALGFVVVTVIASSLLGPKVQGEVKDRAFESGYQSVGNARSPFSVKYFLTAILFVLFDIEIVFFYPYAVNFKEFGVEGFLAIVTFVAVFFVAFFYVLKRGALDWDK; the protein is encoded by the coding sequence ATGAATCTACCTGAAAATTATATCCCTATTCTGATCCAAGCCGCTGTTGCTCTTGGTTTTGTAGTGGTAACGGTAATAGCATCTAGTTTACTTGGACCTAAAGTACAAGGTGAAGTAAAAGACAGAGCTTTTGAGAGTGGTTACCAATCGGTAGGAAATGCTCGTTCTCCATTTTCGGTGAAGTATTTTCTAACCGCAATCTTGTTTGTATTATTCGATATCGAGATTGTATTTTTCTATCCCTATGCGGTTAATTTCAAAGAATTTGGTGTAGAAGGCTTTTTAGCAATCGTAACTTTTGTGGCAGTGTTTTTCGTTGCCTTTTTCTATGTGTTAAAAAGAGGAGCTCTAGATTGGGATAAATAA
- a CDS encoding NADH-quinone oxidoreductase subunit B yields the protein MSKEVKIVDTPPPGHGGEGFFATNLESLIGMARANSLWPLPFATSCCGIEFMAMMNPTYDLARFGGERMVFSPRQADVMLVCGTIAKKLAPILKTVYSQMAEPRWVIAVGACAASGGIFDTYSVLQGVDKIIPVDVYVPGCPPRPEQILEGFMQVQALAKSEGLRRRDLPEYKALLESYNIK from the coding sequence ATGTCAAAAGAAGTAAAAATAGTAGATACACCCCCTCCTGGACATGGAGGTGAAGGGTTTTTCGCAACTAACTTAGAAAGCCTTATCGGTATGGCAAGAGCAAACTCTCTATGGCCTTTACCGTTTGCTACTTCATGTTGCGGAATTGAATTTATGGCGATGATGAACCCCACTTACGACTTAGCAAGATTTGGTGGTGAAAGAATGGTGTTCTCTCCAAGACAAGCAGACGTAATGTTAGTTTGCGGTACTATCGCTAAAAAACTTGCTCCTATCTTAAAAACTGTATACTCCCAAATGGCAGAACCTCGTTGGGTAATTGCTGTAGGAGCTTGTGCTGCTAGTGGCGGTATTTTTGATACCTATTCGGTTTTACAAGGAGTTGATAAAATTATTCCTGTAGATGTATATGTACCAGGTTGCCCTCCTAGACCAGAGCAAATACTTGAAGGCTTTATGCAAGTACAAGCATTAGCGAAAAGCGAAGGCTTAAGACGTAGAGACTTACCAGAATACAAAGCTTTATTAGAATCTTATAACATTAAATAA
- a CDS encoding NADH-quinone oxidoreductase subunit C, producing the protein MELTNELVLEAISREFPEAVISSSEPYGMLTIELKKEEIKKIIHYLKESSYEFGFLTDICGIHFPDNKEKELGVIYHLHSLVNNFRLRLKTFMPKEKASVDSITDLFSGANWMERETFDFYGIDFKGHPDLRVILNMEELGYHPMLKEYPLEDGGRTDKNDTMFGR; encoded by the coding sequence ATGGAATTAACAAATGAACTTGTCTTAGAAGCGATTTCCCGTGAATTCCCAGAAGCCGTAATATCCTCTTCTGAACCTTATGGGATGCTTACTATAGAGCTAAAAAAAGAAGAAATAAAAAAGATTATTCACTATCTTAAAGAGTCTTCTTATGAATTCGGGTTCCTTACCGATATCTGCGGAATTCACTTCCCAGACAATAAGGAAAAAGAACTTGGAGTTATTTATCACTTACACAGCTTGGTAAACAACTTTAGATTAAGATTAAAAACTTTTATGCCTAAAGAAAAAGCTTCTGTAGACAGTATTACAGATCTTTTCTCAGGGGCTAACTGGATGGAAAGAGAAACTTTCGACTTCTACGGAATCGACTTCAAAGGCCACCCAGACCTAAGAGTAATCTTAAATATGGAAGAACTGGGGTACCACCCTATGCTAAAAGAATATCCATTAGAAGATGGAGGCAGAACCGACAAGAACGATACAATGTTCGGTAGATAA
- a CDS encoding NADH-quinone oxidoreductase subunit D, with the protein MKDNNLSNILSQYEAKEQIDSQLYTLNLGPTHPATHGIFQNVLTMDGERVLHSEQTVGYIHRAFEKIAERKPYNQITPLTDRLNYCSSPINNFGWHMTVEKLIGCEVPKRVDYMRIIIMELARIADHLVCNGVIGVDCGALTGFTYMFQVREQIYDIYEQVCGARMNTNIGRIGGFERDFSPKFHELLRNFLKTFPKTFQDFITLMERNRIFMDRTIGVGAISAERALSYSFTGPNLRAAGVDYDVRVAQPYSSYDDFDFIIPVGTAGDTYDRFMVRQTEMWESYKLIKNAYENLPQGDYHADVPDFYLPEKSDVYTKMESLIYHFKIVMGEQDIPKGEVYHCVEGGNGELGYYLISDGGRTPYRLHFRRPCFIYYQAYPEMIRGSLLSDAIVTLSSINVIAGELDA; encoded by the coding sequence ATGAAAGACAACAATTTATCCAATATACTTAGTCAATACGAAGCTAAGGAACAGATCGACTCTCAGCTGTATACGCTGAACTTAGGGCCTACCCACCCTGCTACCCACGGTATTTTCCAAAATGTATTGACCATGGATGGAGAAAGAGTACTCCATTCCGAACAAACGGTAGGATATATCCACCGTGCTTTCGAAAAAATTGCCGAAAGAAAACCTTACAACCAAATTACCCCACTTACAGACCGTCTTAACTACTGCTCTTCCCCTATCAACAACTTTGGGTGGCATATGACGGTAGAAAAGCTAATTGGTTGCGAAGTTCCTAAACGTGTAGATTACATGCGTATCATCATTATGGAGCTAGCCCGTATTGCAGACCACCTTGTTTGTAATGGTGTAATTGGTGTAGACTGTGGAGCCTTAACAGGATTTACCTACATGTTCCAAGTACGTGAGCAGATTTATGATATCTATGAGCAAGTTTGTGGTGCTAGGATGAATACCAACATCGGTAGAATTGGTGGTTTTGAAAGAGATTTCAGCCCTAAATTCCACGAACTTCTAAGAAATTTCTTAAAAACTTTCCCTAAAACCTTCCAAGACTTTATCACCCTAATGGAGCGTAACCGTATCTTTATGGACAGAACCATTGGTGTAGGTGCTATTAGTGCTGAAAGAGCTCTAAGCTACAGCTTTACAGGACCTAATTTAAGAGCTGCGGGAGTAGATTATGATGTGCGTGTAGCTCAGCCTTATTCTTCTTATGATGATTTCGATTTTATCATTCCTGTAGGAACTGCTGGAGACACTTATGACAGATTCATGGTACGCCAAACAGAAATGTGGGAAAGTTACAAACTTATTAAAAACGCATACGAAAACCTTCCACAAGGTGATTACCATGCAGATGTGCCAGACTTCTACTTGCCGGAAAAATCAGATGTATATACCAAAATGGAATCCCTTATCTACCACTTCAAAATCGTAATGGGAGAGCAAGATATTCCAAAAGGTGAAGTGTACCACTGTGTAGAAGGCGGTAATGGAGAACTTGGCTATTACTTAATTAGTGATGGCGGTAGAACTCCTTACAGATTACATTTCAGAAGACCTTGCTTTATCTACTACCAAGCATATCCTGAAATGATTAGAGGCTCCCTTCTTTCTGATGCCATTGTTACCCTAAGTAGTATCAATGTTATCGCGGGCGAGCTAGATGCTTAA
- the nuoE gene encoding NAD(P)H-dependent oxidoreductase subunit E → MSETIAFKPETLQQVHKIIARYPEGRQKSALIPVLHLAQKEFGGWLDVPVMDYVAGLLDILPIEVYEVATFYTMFNMKPVGKYVLEVCCTGPCMLNGSEKIVEHIKKTLNIKNGETTPDGLFTLKTAECLGACGYAPMMQLGKFYHEHLTIEKVDEILELCRQGTLALD, encoded by the coding sequence ATGAGCGAAACAATAGCTTTTAAACCTGAAACCCTACAACAGGTACATAAAATAATTGCAAGATACCCTGAAGGAAGACAAAAGTCTGCCCTAATCCCAGTACTACACCTTGCACAAAAAGAGTTTGGAGGTTGGTTAGACGTTCCGGTAATGGATTATGTTGCAGGATTACTAGATATATTACCTATAGAAGTATATGAAGTAGCTACTTTCTATACCATGTTCAACATGAAACCTGTAGGAAAATACGTATTGGAAGTGTGTTGTACAGGACCTTGTATGCTAAATGGCAGCGAGAAAATTGTAGAGCATATTAAGAAAACCCTTAACATCAAAAACGGAGAAACCACTCCAGACGGCCTTTTTACACTAAAAACCGCCGAATGCTTAGGAGCTTGTGGATATGCTCCAATGATGCAACTAGGGAAATTTTATCATGAACATTTAACCATCGAAAAAGTAGATGAGATCCTAGAGCTTTGCAGACAAGGAACTCTAGCTTTAGATTAA
- the nuoF gene encoding NADH-quinone oxidoreductase subunit NuoF: MSKKLLLKNAHIEGIRYFETYRKHGGYEAVEKALKMTPEEVLEEVKTSGLRGRGGAGFPTGLKWSFLAKPEGVPRHLVVNADESEPGTFKDRYLMEYIPHLLIEGMIISSYTLGSNTSFIYIRGEYAWIPDILEQAIEEARQAGFLGKNILGTGFDLEIYVQRGAGAYICGEETALIESLEGKRGNPRIKPPFPAVKGLWERPTVVNNVESIAAVVPIINITGAEYAKIGVGRSTGTKLISACGNINKPGVYEIDMTITVEEFIYSDEYCGGIPNDKRLKACIPGGSSVPIVPANLLLKTINGEPRYMNYESLSDGGFATGTMMGSGGFIVLDEDQSVVKHTLTLAKFYHHESCGQCTPCREGTGWLYRILKKIVEGKGSMKDIDLLWDVQRRIEGNTICPLGDAAAWPVAAAIRHFRDEFEWYVNNPELAQTQNYGLAHYADPVPAANS; encoded by the coding sequence ATGAGTAAAAAGCTTTTACTTAAAAATGCACATATAGAAGGGATACGCTACTTCGAAACCTACCGTAAGCACGGAGGTTATGAAGCCGTAGAAAAAGCCTTGAAAATGACTCCCGAAGAAGTTCTTGAAGAAGTAAAAACTTCAGGACTAAGAGGACGTGGTGGAGCAGGTTTCCCTACAGGATTAAAATGGAGTTTCCTTGCTAAGCCTGAAGGAGTGCCAAGACACTTGGTGGTAAATGCCGACGAGTCCGAGCCAGGAACCTTCAAAGATAGATATCTTATGGAGTACATCCCTCACCTTCTTATCGAAGGGATGATTATTTCTTCCTACACCTTAGGATCCAATACTTCATTTATCTACATTCGTGGAGAATATGCGTGGATTCCTGATATCTTAGAACAAGCTATCGAAGAAGCAAGACAAGCTGGTTTCTTGGGTAAAAATATCCTAGGTACAGGCTTCGATCTTGAAATCTACGTACAAAGAGGTGCCGGAGCCTATATCTGTGGTGAAGAAACTGCCTTAATAGAATCTCTAGAAGGTAAAAGAGGAAATCCTCGTATCAAACCTCCTTTCCCTGCTGTAAAAGGACTTTGGGAAAGACCAACTGTAGTAAACAATGTAGAGTCTATCGCTGCCGTAGTTCCTATCATCAACATCACTGGAGCCGAATATGCCAAAATTGGAGTAGGTAGATCTACAGGTACCAAATTAATCTCCGCTTGTGGTAACATCAACAAACCAGGAGTATATGAAATCGACATGACCATTACGGTAGAAGAATTCATCTATTCCGATGAATATTGTGGTGGTATCCCGAACGATAAAAGGCTAAAAGCTTGTATCCCTGGAGGGTCTTCAGTACCTATCGTTCCTGCTAACCTATTATTAAAAACCATCAATGGCGAACCTCGTTATATGAACTACGAATCTCTTTCTGATGGAGGTTTTGCAACAGGTACCATGATGGGATCTGGTGGTTTCATCGTTTTAGACGAAGACCAATCTGTAGTAAAACACACCCTTACGCTAGCTAAATTCTACCACCACGAAAGCTGTGGACAATGTACTCCTTGCCGTGAAGGTACAGGATGGCTTTACCGAATTTTGAAAAAAATTGTTGAAGGTAAAGGTAGCATGAAGGATATAGACCTACTTTGGGACGTACAAAGAAGAATTGAAGGAAATACTATTTGCCCTCTAGGAGATGCTGCTGCTTGGCCTGTTGCCGCTGCTATCAGACACTTTAGAGATGAATTTGAATGGTATGTTAACAACCCCGAATTAGCCCAAACACAAAACTATGGCTTAGCACATTATGCTGACCCTGTACCTGCTGCTAATTCTTAA